One genomic window of Luteitalea pratensis includes the following:
- a CDS encoding AAA family ATPase: MAFDDTTLTAAIFGDRVHPADPPTTDRGAHPAPKPQNATVRVPVLSEVVSVRASTLAPEHVTWLWPGYIPSASSSILAGRAGLGKSTLACAMAATITRGGQWPDGQRAVRGRVAYLTAEDHHTKTMVPRLMAANADLDLVEIITMVRVPDEHGEVCGRDLDLVQDVAALDRFLTRHGDARLVIVDPITAYINASKNTHRVSDVRSVMRPLEALAHTHDCTILAISHFNKAVGNHDAMTRVTGSQAWVDAVRSAFTVVADPENEDRRCFLPLKVNLSRKPDGRAYVVETASVTHRGERFETSRIRWTDEPVTFTANEALAAQASVGDDRTERDEASAWLRDALKDGPRACAAMRRQARADGLAWRTVQRRAKVLGVTMGKGDFGGEGLWSLDTSTAPVEPPTAPTAPVVPRGAVGAVDVDNSAVVGSAVHTSAATDAGESRNHDGDETEVASAE, translated from the coding sequence ATGGCGTTCGATGACACGACGTTGACGGCAGCGATCTTCGGAGATCGCGTGCATCCGGCCGATCCGCCCACAACGGATCGAGGTGCGCATCCAGCACCCAAGCCGCAAAACGCTACAGTGAGGGTGCCGGTGCTGTCCGAGGTTGTCTCGGTGCGAGCCTCAACGCTGGCACCCGAACACGTCACATGGCTCTGGCCGGGTTATATCCCGTCAGCCTCGTCGAGCATCTTGGCGGGCCGGGCCGGATTGGGTAAGTCAACGCTAGCCTGTGCCATGGCGGCGACGATCACGCGTGGTGGACAATGGCCTGATGGCCAGCGTGCCGTGCGCGGTCGCGTGGCGTACTTGACGGCTGAGGATCACCACACCAAGACCATGGTGCCGCGCTTGATGGCCGCGAATGCGGACCTCGATCTCGTGGAGATCATCACGATGGTGCGTGTGCCAGATGAGCACGGTGAGGTATGCGGACGTGACCTCGACCTCGTGCAGGATGTCGCGGCACTGGATCGCTTCCTGACGCGTCACGGTGACGCGCGCCTCGTGATCGTGGACCCGATTACGGCCTACATCAACGCCAGCAAGAATACCCATCGCGTCTCTGACGTGCGGTCGGTGATGCGACCGCTGGAAGCACTGGCACACACGCACGACTGCACGATCCTTGCGATCAGTCACTTTAACAAGGCCGTCGGCAACCACGACGCGATGACCCGAGTCACTGGCTCGCAGGCGTGGGTCGATGCCGTGCGTTCGGCGTTTACGGTCGTGGCCGATCCCGAGAACGAGGACCGTCGGTGTTTCCTGCCGCTCAAGGTCAACCTGTCCCGCAAACCTGATGGTCGAGCCTACGTGGTCGAAACCGCCAGCGTCACGCACCGCGGTGAGCGGTTCGAGACCAGCCGCATTCGGTGGACCGATGAGCCGGTGACGTTCACCGCCAACGAGGCGCTGGCGGCGCAAGCGTCAGTAGGAGACGACCGCACGGAGCGCGATGAGGCGAGCGCGTGGCTGCGCGACGCACTCAAGGACGGACCGCGCGCATGCGCAGCCATGCGACGTCAGGCACGGGCGGACGGCCTCGCGTGGCGGACCGTGCAGCGGAGGGCGAAAGTCCTCGGCGTGACGATGGGCAAGGGAGACTTCGGGGGCGAGGGGCTGTGGTCGCTCGACACGTCAACCGCGCCAGTCGAGCCCCCAACCGCGCCAACCGCGCCAGTCGTGCCACGTGGCGCGGTTGGCGCGGTTGACGTCGACAACTCGGCTGTAGTTGGCTCAGCCGTGCACACGTCAGCAGCGACTGACGCAGGCGAAAGTCGCAACCACGATGGCGACGAGACGGAGGTGGCAAGTGCCGAGTGA
- a CDS encoding AlpA family phage regulatory protein: protein MEPTAPAASPRKRLHARSRGERLLPRDPSALLSGPDVEQLLGIARVTLWRWLKDGHFPPPDRLLPGRPPRRAWLRRTYETWSANRGGQA, encoded by the coding sequence GTGGAACCCACAGCACCCGCCGCAAGCCCCCGTAAACGTCTACACGCTCGCTCCCGTGGCGAGCGCCTGCTGCCTCGCGACCCCTCGGCGCTGCTCAGCGGCCCAGACGTCGAGCAATTGCTGGGCATCGCGCGCGTTACGTTATGGAGATGGCTGAAAGACGGCCACTTCCCTCCGCCCGATCGGCTGCTCCCCGGACGTCCTCCGCGCCGTGCGTGGTTGCGTCGCACGTACGAGACGTGGTCCGCCAATCGCGGGGGACAGGCGTGA
- a CDS encoding tyrosine-type recombinase/integrase, with protein MRKALTPRFVESVARTTGRAEYVDTTTPGLALRVGPRAKTWVALYKTAGGQVRRQTLGRYPFVSLQDARIAACDAMRSVHAGADPQAERKAAEHDTFGALATLYIERHAKKRKRTWQEDERILTRDLLPTWRDVPVRQLTRRTIREHLDAIADRAPVMANRVAALVSKILNFGVDREWLDANPAARLAKPTRERSRERVLTDNEIRALWSALADAESTYRRVAQDGRVTEAKTGDTPLLRPMLADWLRVRLLTAQRGGEVIRMRWAELDLDAATWMIPSETTKNKVAHVVPLAGPVVEILRRRRADVDEGVPWVFPNDLLRGPAADRAKKVALSTFLPTSADVRGHDLRRTAASGMGRLGIGRETIARVLNHTDRGPRATAIYDRFDRLPQKREALEAWSTELHRIVAGITAVPLAG; from the coding sequence ATGCGCAAAGCCTTGACACCTCGGTTCGTGGAGTCCGTCGCAAGGACCACGGGACGCGCCGAGTACGTCGACACTACCACGCCCGGCTTGGCCCTACGGGTCGGCCCGCGTGCCAAGACGTGGGTCGCGCTGTACAAAACGGCCGGTGGACAGGTCCGCCGTCAGACGCTCGGGCGCTACCCGTTCGTGTCGTTGCAGGACGCCCGCATCGCTGCCTGCGACGCCATGCGCTCGGTGCACGCGGGGGCTGACCCGCAGGCCGAGCGCAAGGCGGCTGAGCACGACACCTTCGGCGCGCTGGCGACCTTGTACATCGAACGGCACGCCAAGAAGCGCAAGCGCACGTGGCAGGAGGACGAGCGCATTCTCACCCGCGACCTGCTGCCCACGTGGCGTGACGTGCCCGTCCGCCAACTCACACGACGCACGATCCGCGAGCACCTGGACGCGATCGCGGATCGGGCACCCGTCATGGCGAACCGCGTCGCGGCGCTCGTGTCCAAGATCCTCAACTTCGGTGTCGACCGTGAATGGCTGGATGCCAACCCCGCCGCTCGGCTCGCGAAGCCGACGCGTGAACGCTCGCGCGAGCGCGTGCTGACCGACAACGAGATCCGGGCACTCTGGTCCGCACTGGCAGACGCAGAGTCCACGTATCGCCGCGTGGCTCAGGACGGGCGCGTCACGGAGGCCAAGACGGGCGACACGCCGCTGCTCCGTCCCATGCTGGCCGACTGGCTGCGCGTGCGACTCCTGACGGCCCAGCGCGGCGGCGAGGTGATCCGGATGCGCTGGGCCGAGTTGGACCTCGACGCAGCCACATGGATGATCCCCAGCGAGACGACCAAGAACAAGGTCGCCCACGTCGTGCCGCTCGCCGGGCCGGTCGTCGAGATCCTGCGACGTCGCCGCGCTGATGTGGACGAGGGGGTGCCGTGGGTCTTCCCCAACGACCTCCTCCGTGGCCCAGCGGCCGACCGCGCCAAGAAGGTTGCGCTGTCCACCTTCCTGCCGACGTCCGCCGACGTGCGTGGGCACGACCTCCGACGCACAGCGGCCTCAGGCATGGGGCGGCTCGGCATTGGGCGAGAGACAATCGCCCGCGTCCTGAACCACACGGATCGCGGTCCGCGCGCGACCGCGATCTACGACCGCTTCGACAGGCTGCCGCAGAAGCGGGAGGCGCTAGAGGCGTGGTCGACGGAGCTGCATCGAATCGTCGCTGGCATCACGGCGGTGCCCCTTGCGGGGTAA
- a CDS encoding PAS domain S-box protein: protein MSELSPHSLIQHLAQVVEWSDDAIVTKDLHSTITSWNRAAERMFGYTAAEAIGRSVRMIIPPELQSEEDTVLAKIRSGEALSHFETVRVRKDGARISISLTVSPIRNEAGVVIGASTIARDITDRKTSDLAIRRLAAAVRSSDDAIVTKTLDGIITSWNPAAERIFGYTAAEALGQSIRILIPDQLQGEEDVVIARIRAGETVDHYETTRRAKDGRLVAISLTVSPIRTESGTIVGASKIARDISDQQRLRALAQQQARNTERLSDVGVLLASALEREPIVQKVTDAATELTGAQFGAFFYNVRTAATGDAYMLCSLSGAPKEAFAGFPHPRATELFAPTFRGDGPVRLEDVTEDPRYGGNAPYVGMPPGHLAVRSYLAVPVKGRNQAVLGGLFFGHSLPGMFTSEDERLAVGVAAWASVALENSRLFLEAQEANRLKDEFLAVLSHELRTPLNAIMGYSRLLHSGLLTGSKANDAFGTLERNATWLTQIVDDVLDVSRIVSGKLRLDVQSVELPLVIENAIATMRPAADAKGVRLHTLLDPQVGPVSGDPGRLQQVAWNLLSNAVKFTPRNGQVQVRLERVDSHIELTVSDTGAGIRSDFLPYVFERFRQADSSSTRRTGGLGLGLAIVKHIVEMHGGTVEAASAGADQGASFLVRLPLMIVSAGPIVPGTGQHPRTELSAPLRDLADVTGVHVLAIDDDEDALSLVRVVLESAGAEVTTMSSAAFALERVSTLRPDVLLVDIGMPQMDGYEMMKAIRGSDDPHVRRIPSAALTAFARASDRTKALRSGFEMHLAKPVDPGELVASVATLVARSRLRP from the coding sequence ATGTCCGAACTGTCACCGCACTCGCTGATTCAGCACCTGGCGCAAGTCGTCGAGTGGTCCGATGACGCGATCGTCACCAAGGACCTGCACAGCACGATCACGTCCTGGAACCGCGCCGCCGAGCGGATGTTCGGCTACACCGCGGCCGAGGCCATCGGCCGCTCGGTGCGCATGATCATCCCGCCGGAACTCCAATCCGAAGAAGACACGGTGCTGGCGAAGATCCGGTCCGGAGAGGCGCTGAGCCACTTCGAGACCGTGCGCGTACGCAAGGACGGCGCGCGGATCAGCATCTCGTTGACGGTGTCCCCGATTCGCAACGAGGCCGGCGTCGTCATCGGTGCGTCGACGATAGCCCGCGACATCACCGACCGCAAGACCTCCGATCTGGCCATCAGGCGGCTGGCTGCGGCTGTCAGGTCGTCCGACGACGCGATCGTCACCAAGACACTCGACGGCATCATCACGTCGTGGAATCCGGCCGCCGAGCGGATTTTCGGCTATACCGCCGCCGAGGCGCTCGGACAGTCCATCCGCATCCTCATCCCCGACCAACTGCAGGGCGAGGAGGATGTGGTGATCGCGCGCATTCGCGCCGGTGAGACCGTCGATCACTACGAGACGACTCGCCGCGCCAAGGACGGGCGCCTGGTGGCGATTTCGCTCACCGTGTCTCCCATCCGGACCGAATCGGGCACGATCGTGGGCGCCTCGAAGATCGCGCGCGACATCTCCGATCAGCAGCGGCTGCGCGCGTTGGCGCAGCAACAAGCTCGCAACACCGAGAGACTCTCGGACGTCGGCGTGCTCCTCGCGTCTGCGCTCGAGCGTGAGCCAATCGTCCAGAAGGTGACCGACGCGGCCACCGAACTCACGGGCGCGCAGTTCGGTGCGTTTTTCTACAACGTCCGCACCGCCGCGACGGGCGACGCCTACATGCTCTGTTCACTCTCCGGCGCGCCCAAGGAAGCCTTCGCGGGTTTTCCGCATCCGCGCGCGACCGAGCTCTTCGCTCCGACCTTTCGCGGCGATGGTCCGGTGCGCCTCGAGGACGTCACCGAGGATCCCCGCTACGGCGGCAACGCGCCGTACGTCGGGATGCCGCCTGGCCATCTCGCCGTCCGCAGCTATCTGGCGGTTCCGGTCAAGGGGCGCAACCAGGCGGTACTGGGCGGTCTGTTCTTCGGTCACTCGTTACCCGGCATGTTCACGTCCGAGGACGAACGCCTCGCGGTTGGCGTCGCGGCGTGGGCGTCGGTCGCCCTGGAGAACTCACGGCTGTTCCTCGAAGCGCAGGAGGCGAACCGCCTCAAGGACGAGTTCCTGGCGGTGCTGTCCCACGAATTGCGGACACCCCTCAACGCGATCATGGGCTACTCGCGACTGCTGCACAGCGGCCTGCTCACGGGATCGAAGGCAAACGACGCGTTCGGGACTCTCGAGCGGAATGCGACATGGCTGACCCAGATCGTCGACGACGTGCTGGACGTGTCGCGCATCGTCTCGGGCAAGCTCCGCCTCGACGTCCAGTCGGTGGAGTTGCCGCTGGTCATCGAGAATGCCATCGCCACCATGCGCCCCGCGGCCGACGCCAAGGGTGTCCGCCTGCACACGTTGCTCGATCCGCAGGTCGGCCCCGTGTCGGGCGACCCCGGGCGCCTGCAGCAGGTGGCGTGGAACCTGTTGTCGAACGCGGTGAAGTTCACCCCGCGCAACGGGCAAGTCCAGGTGCGTCTCGAGCGTGTCGACTCGCACATCGAACTCACGGTGAGCGACACGGGCGCCGGCATCCGATCGGACTTCCTCCCGTACGTGTTCGAACGCTTCCGCCAGGCCGATTCCAGTTCGACCCGGCGAACCGGCGGCCTCGGGCTCGGGCTCGCGATCGTGAAGCACATCGTCGAGATGCACGGCGGCACGGTGGAGGCCGCGAGCGCCGGCGCGGATCAGGGAGCGTCGTTCCTCGTGCGTCTGCCGCTGATGATCGTGAGCGCCGGACCCATCGTGCCGGGAACTGGCCAGCATCCGCGCACGGAACTCTCGGCGCCGTTGCGGGATCTCGCTGATGTCACCGGCGTCCACGTGCTCGCCATCGACGATGACGAGGACGCGCTCTCGCTCGTGCGTGTCGTGCTCGAGTCGGCGGGTGCCGAGGTGACGACCATGTCCTCAGCGGCGTTCGCGCTGGAACGTGTGAGCACGTTGCGCCCCGACGTGCTGCTGGTCGACATCGGTATGCCGCAGATGGACGGATACGAAATGATGAAGGCTATCCGCGGTTCCGATGACCCGCACGTCCGCCGAATCCCCTCGGCGGCGCTCACCGCGTTTGCCAGAGCGTCGGACCGCACGAAGGCCCTGCGGAGCGGCTTCGAGATGCACCTGGCCAAGCCCGTCGATCCGGGCGAACTGGTGGCATCGGTCGCGACGCTGGTGGCGAGATCGCGACTGCGTCCCTGA